Part of the Vigna unguiculata cultivar IT97K-499-35 chromosome 3, ASM411807v1, whole genome shotgun sequence genome, AATATATATTTCAGATGACTTAAAGTGTATTGAAATGCCCTTTTTGTGTCAAAGCTCACAACTCAACCTAAGAGCAGTACAAATATGATCAAGGAACATCATTAGAATCACTGATCAATAAAGAATCCTAAAGAAAACTCAAAAATCACATGCGTCTTATAATTGATCACATGTAAAGCTAAAAATAATTGACagataaaaagagtaaaaaatcaACGTACTCCATGGAAGAAACTGATCGAATATGAGAGCGTTCTACAAGAGTCACCGTAATAGTCTCTGATCGTCAAACAAATAAATGCATGAATGCAATAAGATACTATAGAGAGAAAGGAGAGATATGTCCTAAAACTATTTTCtagaaaaatagaatatttttagtaagatatttttatgaaattttaatttatataaaaacttttattattaaaatattaataggatcccattatttaaaataactaacaCTCGTAACACAATATTTTTTAGGTTCTCATAcataagaatataaaatttgaataaaaatgcagataaataaaaaagaaaaagaaaacgaaagAAATTTTGCTATAATACATTAatctcataaaaatatataattatatattcaagAGAGTTTAGAGATCACCATCAcaattttagttttagaatatgtttgaaacataaaagaagaagtatttaaaaactttattttactttaactcCTGAAACTATTAAATGTGTCAGAACATTAtctatagtaaaaaaatattttatatcattaaaatGTAATGAAATAATTGATCGGTGAATTTTCTTTGTATAAACAATCACTAAATTCTGTTATAGAATAAATTGATTTATCTTAAACAAAATTCAcgttatattttaatgataaataaataagcattaatatattaaatacaatgACAAAAGCATACACAATTCAAAAGGAAATAATTTGATGTCagataataaaatcaaaagtaCTATGACTAAAACATTGGGTTTCACTAGTAAatggaaaattttattttgttaaatggTAGATTAATGATAGATGAGAAGAATGAAGGAAACCCGGGTCTTACatgttttagttttagtttgGTTGGATTATGTTTTAAGGTGTTCATGAAAATTTCTAAATAGGAGTCTTGAAGGGGATTTGTGCGGCTTCTGCCTTTGTTCCGCATGGTGAAAAGGAGATTCGTGCAGCAGCCATAAGGGTAACCCTCTTCTCTTCCTCACTTCGATCTTTTTTTCATCCATTGCCGCATCATTTTtggtttaaattaaatattgagtTTTCAATTTGCATCATTAACTTTGGTGGCGACCTTTTCGTTCCTTTATAGTTTTGCAATGAATTGTTAGTTTCTGGGTTGCTGGGCACTTGCCGATACGATTTTTGTATTAACTTGGGATTTtgattggtatttttttttatttttgtgaaattgaGCAACCTGTTGGTGAGTTCTGAAATGTTTCTTTCAATGAAGTCGTCCTAGTCCCAATTCATGTTTGTTATATGATGCATCACATTTGAAAACCTAAGAGGATACTGTAAAATTAGTGGCTTCACAGAGAAGAAAATTCTTAGATTTTGCAATGCTTGCTCTAACCTTGAGACCATATACTAATGAAACCATCTTTGGAGAGCAGTAGGaactaattttttaagtttgaaattttgttcaatGGCATAGATATTCTTGTAGTGTCCTTCTTAATGGGTGAGGTGCTATTTACATTGCAGGTCCCTTGGGAGAGTTGGGTATTGATTTAATTTGCATTGGATTTATTAAGTTCATAATCTGATGAATGGCTGCTAGGGGCAAGGCTCCACCAACATTTGAGGGACGCTCTGTGCAAATTCCTGGGATGATGCGACGTGGTCAACTTTCTGGTTTAGGTTCTCATACTATGGAGTCCCTGCCTCCTCCTCAGATGTTGGAGAATAAACTTGCTGTTCAGGAAGCAGAAATAGAGCAGCTTTTAAGGGATAACCATAGTCTGTCAAGTGGACATGTGGCCTTAAGAGAGGCTCTTGTCGCAACTGCGCAGGATGTACAAAAGTTGAAGTCACACATTAGAAGCATCCAGACAGAAAGTGACATTCAAATCAGAATTCTACTTGACAAAATTGCGAAAGGGGAGGTTGATATTAGAGCTGGTGATAGTGTGAAGAAGGATCTACAACAGGCCTATGTTGAGGCACAGAGTTTGGCTGCTTCCAGGCAGGAATTGAGTGCCCAAATTCAACGAGCTAGTCAGGAACTGAAGAAGGTTAATAGTGATGTTAAGAATATTTCAGATTTGCAGGCTGAACTGGATGGATTAGTGCAGGAGCATCAGAGGTTACGGTAAGTATTGAATTCCACTGTGTGGCTATTTCTACCTTCATATGAATCAAAACTGATACTAAATTCTTCAGGTTATatagttaattttgttaattgttATAGCAGGGTCTAGATTTCCCTGATggaaactaatatttttatctgaGCCAATGTTGTTAAATAACCACTATTGCTTTGGGATAAGTGGCATTTTTCAGCTCCTTTGCCTTGGGTAATTTGAGAAGCGAGGGCCACTGTGGCAGCACCATAGTTTGGCCTTCTTCCATTACCATTGATAACGTTGATCTGTGTTGCCAATCCTTCCTCATGCGAAAGGCTTTTGTTGCTAATGATATAACGTTAAGAATGCCACACACTAACATATTATAAATCGAAGTTGCATATTTTGTACAGCcactatcaaaataaaaataaaagaagaaaaatcatatagaaatttatttatcttgGTTTTTGCTCCAGCAAGAACCCAAAAGCTGCTGACAAGAATTATTCCTTTCATTTCACTATGAAAGTCTGTTTAGTTTGAGAAAATATCTTCTGTCtctgtttttatttgttttcacaatataattacaaaaatgacaCATTATTTACATAAGGTTTCTTGTTTTCACTGTTCCTGtgcaaatatttgaaaataggATGACACTTGTAAATACTTATGATtacaagaaacaaaaataaagaatgttTCTCAACTCAAGCAAGAAATAAACTTCGTAGTATCTGATTGCTTTCAAGATATGAGATGTTCTTTGAAGTGGGTATTGGGAGTGACATTATAGAGGAGTCTCCTATtgatattgttatatttatgGTGAGGCTGTCATACAACGGAATGAAAGttagttaaaaaattgtatgatgGATTCCCCAACATTTGAGTATTTACTACTGAAGTATATTCAACATCTATCAAATCAAGCTTTAAGTCAGGCTTTGCTATTCATGGGTGCTATTGTACAcctaaattcataaatatttggTATTCGTTCCTGCACATCTTGGTGCATATTATCTTTTTTGCGGTTTGTTTCTCTTTATCTTGTAACTTATCTATTAATTCCTTTAAACCGGTTGAGTGACAGTGGCACCTTTGaatatgaaaagaagaaaaacatagaGCTAGTGGATCACATGAAAGCAAAAGAGAAAAATCTAATAGCAATGGCAAgagaagtagaaatgttacgAGCTGAGATTTTGAATGCTGAGAAAAGAGTACATGGTAACTTTCTTGTTTTACTATGTTGTAGTGTGTTGATGCgatattttatacatatatgtTTGTGATGCATTCTTACTGTGTAAACAGCAGCTGATCTGTTTCGGGCTTCCACCCCTGGACACAGCAGTGGTCCATTTGTTGATGGTTATGGGAGAACTCATAGTCAGATGGCTTCTGGCCAAGGAGCAGAGGGTATGGTACCAGTTGGTGATAGCAATGGAGTAGCAGCTGTCAATAGTTCTGGAGTTAGTGGTGGTCTTTGGTCAAGTCCATACGATCCCTCAGTTGGTCGGAGGTgaaagggttttttttttttctattttaaatcaAATGCAGCTTGAATTGAGGTTTTGATTGTAAAATACATGGGAACTGGTGGCTTTTTTCTATGTTAAATCTGACAGATGGGTGGTTTTATTTTTTGGTCCTTTCCATTTgatataatacaattttttgaaTCAAAGCTACGAATTGAAGAGTCCAAAGGTCTGTCTCAAACAAAACTGACGGTAGAATGAATTGAATTTCTAGTCAAGCATgacctttttaataaaataagctATACGAGACAGTTCTGACGTTTTTAGAGTGAAGATCGCAATCCTAGTTTTTGGAGTGCATATGAAACATGCTCACGTTAACATGTCGAAATTGTTGCAAATCACTATTGATGCTAGCAAGGAAACTCAAAATTTCCACGCCCTTGCATAAAACTTGACTTTTTAGATGAACAGTATATGTACAATCTTTCTGtccaataaagataaataattgtGGGATAATATAGTTGACTTGATGAAGAGGAATAAAGAGATAAGTAACTTTGCCTAAACAAATGTTATATGTAAGGGATGATTGAATAATATAACTCAACTTGTTTTTGGTTTGGTACTCAGTCATCTGCATTAATAAGGGTCTGAAGATATCTGCTTCCTGAGAAGTTCAATTTTCTTCTCGTGATTGTTGGATATTATCAGTAGGCTACCAAAAATTTATTCCGCTGATTTCTCCGAACAAGTACTAAAACTACCATGTAAAAGATCtgataaatgaaaaaagttGGTTCATATATTTAATAGTCGAGAGTGACTTTCTCCTAAACAACATTTACGACTAAAATGGGTTGTTTTTCGATTACATATATGCAATGGAAAGAAATGGATGGCCCGACTCTAGTTTTCTCCATAGACCAAAAGTAATGAAGAAACAAGTTCAGATGTGTTTAATGAAGGTGTAAAATGTGGTCAAGAAAATCCTGTAATACTTTTTTCATTACAATTATAAGCATAATTACTTATTTGTTGCTCAtgaagttatattttatatttgtatacattttagtttttaagtGAGTATTCACCGAATATGAAGAAGAgagcaagaaaaaatattatgaaaataaatatttttaaaattgtcacTACAATAGGTTTTTGATGTCTAAAAGGCTTAGATAATTGTGTCATGGGAAGGTTTAGATATGCAGGTTTGATCCatgaaaatttgtgtttttttgttgaATATAGGTAGATTTAGAGCTTAAGGTATCTCAGCTTGATATTATTTGTTTAGTACGTGATTTTTCAATCGTACATAAGATTTATATAATAatctttaaatgattttaatgtCATATTAAAAAGtctaacttaattttaaaaaattatatttgtttttttccaaaatcaagAAGAAAAGAACTCAATTCACAATTCATCAGAACAGAGCATAGTTTTCACCGGTTAAAATAAGCATCTCATACTCTAGTTTGTTTACATTGGATTTGTACCTCTTCACTGTGCACAAGTTCGGTACAGTTTTTACTCTTTTGTTTCCTCTGTTTTTCTTCAAATACGACATCATTCCCTTTTCTGCATATCTTTTGTTTCTCCTAGATAGTTCTGCATACCATGTTAACATCATTTTGAGCAGACATTGGGATTATGTTCATGTTTGGACAGACATTTTATTAGAATCTTGACTATTTTAATCACCACCACCCATCCATGCTCTCTTTTTATATTCTTGGTCTTGATCTATATCAATATGAACATCAATATGAACATGACCTTCAACTTCTTAGTCCCGCATGGATTAATTTTCATAGTACCTACCTCTAATAAAagtccaaaatttttaaaagttatataattatatatttttttatcctcttacgAATAGAttcaacatttatttattttttatatttttttaaattaacaggttacatgtaattaaaatattaacaatttttttctttgacaattcaatattatatttgataaaatatttaaagtaaaatatattttagcaAGACATATAATGAGTATAtccattaatttaaattataaagaaaataaaataaaatttattatattaataaaaattatatatatatatatatatatatataagtattttttgaaGATGaggatataaataaaaatttaatgaagaCGGTACCTTTAGATTTAATTTCCATGTCAGTCACCTAAATGAGAACTGGAAGTGGATTTCAGTGTTTGGTATAATGGTCCAGGTGAGAAATTCAGTTGgtttttattataactattgCTTCCTGCATTTCACTATTATTAAGCGCACCCCTACAATAGCTCTTTTCAGCAAGGTGTTTTGAGAAACTCTTCTCAATATAACACAATACATGAAGGGATATTCcaaaaacttaatttcaaaagttattATATGTGTCCGAAAATCCCATTTCAAAAAGTTTGTTCTGGAATTTATTTAATGCTTTTCGAAAAATGTATTCCAAAAATtatgattcattttttttttcaaaaattttgttatGGAAATTCTAGaaaattttttccaaaattttttcAGATGTGTTGTGTAATCTGAAAATCACTTATACAAAAGGATAAAAATGAtcctttaaaaaattttaaaggtgCACCAAGAAATTGTGAAGGTTCAGGGACTAAAAGCCTTTTACCGTTATGTCCATCGTATCAGAATTTCTAATTGGGCCTACTTTGGGCCCATGCGACTTGCTCGTTTActatttatttgtttagttgctcttttctttttgttttatttttcgatCGAGACTGACTCATGGCGGAGGTTAGTCTCTCTCCATTTTCTCCGACTCTGATTCTCATGTCTGAAAAACAAACTTCACCATTTTCAGCTGTTTCCcatctccattttttttcttcttattttcgCCATTTAAGAGTGCAATTTGTTATAATATTATTCGGTTTAATCTGTTATTCGGATCTATCGAATCATTTTACTACTGAATATTTATCCATACGACAAGAAATGAATTGCTTCTTTTCTCCTCTATGTGAAAAGAGATACATTTTGGATTTTATAGATTTGGGTTTCTGCTATTTAATATCCATATCGGGATTAAGATtgtagaagagaaaaatgagaCTGTCGGGGGTGCCCTTTTTGATTGATAGCTTTAGGTTAAACCAAATTGTATTGATGTTGCCTCTTTTTTCGTGTTTACATCTCTTGAATATTTGCAATTTGATTCCTAACTTTGtagttttaaaatgttttcgTGGACTAGGTGTTAATTGTTACAAGACTGATATAGTTATTCACTGGTAATGTCGATTCTGTGATcccaattcaaaattttaaaaaaccatAGGATGCAGTTGTGTAATTTGATTGACATCTACggtttcagaaaaaaaaaattaattgaattcaTGAAGCCAACTTCTAATGGCAGGCGCTGGAATTCAGTTATACATTCTTCAAACTGGGGGACTTAAGTAGAAAATTTCGAAAGCGGAAGGAACCAGTTAAGATCgaaacacctatttgaacatccCAAAATGTTTAAGGATCTACAGATTAATTGAGCCGTAGTTTTATTAGTTTGCTGCTTCTTGTAAATAACCAAACTTGTTGATGGTAGTATGTATATGcttcctttttaagattttttatttttatttttattcctgGTAGAAATGTTTGCTATCTAGTGCTGATTTGTTACTTATGATTGTGTCCACATCTTTGTTATTACATCGAGTCAACGGCATGTTTTTAGATTCTGATCGTGGCAGTTTTAGCTCACTgtctaaattttgtttcactGTAATTGGCGGTATTGGACACCCCAATAGTGCAATTTACTTAAGATTCTGAATCAAGATGTGTTTTGTTCTTTGTTGTCATTCATATACGTCATTCTTCATTCATGAGTGAAGGAGGGTGGGTATGGGTAATATATTTTAGGCACACTTATTTCTTTGCTCAAAATCACCCTATGGCTTTCTGCTGCACtgtatacatttttgttttgaatttgacTTTTCTAATGCAACAGGTTTGGTATATCCTGCAAATTTATAGTCTTTATTAccttaacataatattttttgttacttcCTGCTAGATTGAACTAAAAACAGCACCAGCCGATTTTCGTTTtcctacaacaaatcaaaccaGACATTGTTTCACCCGCTACATAGAGTTTCATAGGTGGATTTCCTGACATTGGCTATCTGGTTTCTGCGAAAGTGTTACATATAATCTTTTacttaatattgattttaataacAGATGCTTGGCAGCAAAGGGTGATAACTCAGGTGAATGTGAGAAATTTGCTAAATACTACCGCTCCCTTTGCCCGGGTGAATGGGTAAGCAACACTTAGTTTCTTGGTTGACTTGTAACTGACTGCTTGtgaactttaatataaaaattgatggCATACCAGAAATTTTATGATTTGCGGTGTTCAATTTTTGATGAGATTGATCCTTAATGTCTGCAAAATAACTGAATTCCCAGTGTCAGTGTGTACTCTCTATTTGTAATGCATGTGGATGTGGATTCTCCTTAACTTACATCATTCACTAATCCACGTTTTTACAAGTTATTATAGATCATTTTAATAGAGTTGTTTTCTCTATCAATATTTTGCCGATATATTGTATTAGTTTTGGATTTATGccgtgtttttttatttattttttaagtccTTTGAAGCTCTGTAGAGTCTATAACGttcattattttctgttttctttttttttatagtaactAAAAATACTAATGAATGACATTCTGGACTTATCAAGAGAAGAATAATtggtgaatttttttattttatgttaatgaAAGAAATTAGGCTTGTTCTTGGGTATTCAACCTCCGATTGTgatttccaacaaaaaaaatcatcactCATTATATTTGTGTCTGAAGATATACATACTTGGAATTTTGGGATTTAGCTCTTTTAAAGTGATAGGGTTTGTAAAACTAAGAATGAAAGAGTGTATCCACTTTAATCCAAGTTAAGTGTGGATATTCCCTTTATTACTTTGCATGTTTTTCTTACTCTGTAGGAGTCAAATCTGGAAGACATGACACACCGTCTTCAAAACCAATTTCATGCACTCTGATTGTGAAGTCTAAATAAGAACATATAAAGTTGAATAAATATGTACATTTCTGATATGATGAATATAGTTACTGTTTATTTGGTGGTTTAGTTTATGAGATATAAGTCATTCCCAACTACTCAAGAGCAAAAGAAATGTATACCCGAGTGACTCATTATTATTCGGTTTATACTAGGAGCCATTGCGTGACCATGCTCCTGCATCCTTGCTTTAAATGTTGAGTTTTAAAGTCAAGCTATATGCATTTGTGTATATATGtaaatttttccttttgaagACCCTTTTTTCCCTTGCTAGGATTTCTTAAGTACATACCTACATAAGTACTTCTTTGTGATTTAGTATATTAGACAGTTTTAAAGTAAAGTGATTTATATTTGTGTTTGAAGCTGACTAATGATAGCATTGggatttttttatcttcaaggAAGTTGTCAGCTTCTTTCACAAATATAGTAATCAATAGCTCAGGAAAGTAGAGTAGCGAGGCAGAATTGTGAAACCATTTTGGTAGCAGCTATTGCAATACAGTGATACTACTTCGATATAAGCTCCCAAAACCCATTTTTTGCCCCTGAAATAACTGTCTGATGGGTAAATTTCCAAGTCCCCTCTATTTCATTTTTGCTCCAGGAAACATATTCAGacttgaaacctttaccattcAAGAAAAAAACTACCTCCATTTACCTCTGCTCCTTCACACTTTTAAGGAATATTTTGTGTCCTCTGTTCTGTTCTTTTTTCTTCGTGAAAACTTATTATCTTGCAttctactatttatttttatctaatttgttGTATTTCTTTTCTGTTAATCttacaatcatttttcatttttggacTTAATTACTGTGTTCTTATTGCTCCTTGATTGGTGACCGTGTATGTTAACTATGaattatttatctataaattttgtttgtattataatatttaatatttaaaatagtggTCATTCCATTTTAGGATTTTCAGAGTTGGCCAACATGGTTACTATGCCAAGAATACAGTTGCTTGAAACTAGTCTAAATGTTTTTTGCAGTGCCAACAGTCTAGTTGCATAATGTGA contains:
- the LOC114175664 gene encoding protein FLX-like 4 isoform X1, translated to MAARGKAPPTFEGRSVQIPGMMRRGQLSGLGSHTMESLPPPQMLENKLAVQEAEIEQLLRDNHSLSSGHVALREALVATAQDVQKLKSHIRSIQTESDIQIRILLDKIAKGEVDIRAGDSVKKDLQQAYVEAQSLAASRQELSAQIQRASQELKKVNSDVKNISDLQAELDGLVQEHQRLRGTFEYEKKKNIELVDHMKAKEKNLIAMAREVEMLRAEILNAEKRVHAADLFRASTPGHSSGPFVDGYGRTHSQMASGQGAEGMVPVGDSNGVAAVNSSGVSGGLWSSPYDPSVGRR
- the LOC114175664 gene encoding protein FLX-like 4 isoform X2; translated protein: MMRRGQLSGLGSHTMESLPPPQMLENKLAVQEAEIEQLLRDNHSLSSGHVALREALVATAQDVQKLKSHIRSIQTESDIQIRILLDKIAKGEVDIRAGDSVKKDLQQAYVEAQSLAASRQELSAQIQRASQELKKVNSDVKNISDLQAELDGLVQEHQRLRGTFEYEKKKNIELVDHMKAKEKNLIAMAREVEMLRAEILNAEKRVHAADLFRASTPGHSSGPFVDGYGRTHSQMASGQGAEGMVPVGDSNGVAAVNSSGVSGGLWSSPYDPSVGRR
- the LOC114176265 gene encoding cytochrome c oxidase subunit 6b-2; the protein is MAEIELKTAPADFRFPTTNQTRHCFTRYIEFHRCLAAKGDNSGECEKFAKYYRSLCPGEWVERWNEQRENGTFPGPL